GCTGAAGGCAGATCGCCAGACCGTTCTCATCGCAGTTGGGGGAGGCGTGACCGGGGATGCCGCGGGCTTTGTTGCTGCCACCTATGTCCGTGGACTACCTTTTGTTCAAGTACCAACCTCCTTGCTGGCACATGTTGACAGTTCCGTTGGAGGAAAAGTCGGCGTGAATCATCCACAGGCGAAAAATCTCATCGGCGCCTTTTATCAACCACTGGGCGTGTTCATTGATACCTCAACGCTCGAAACGCTTCCCGAACGGGATTATCGAAGCGGACTTGCAGAAATCGTAAAATATGGCGTCATTCTGGATTCCAAATTCTTTCAATACCTGGAACAGAATATTGAAGCACTGAATCAACGATCGCCTGACGCACTGCGAACCGTCATTGCCCGAAGCTGTGAGTTAAAAGCGGAAGTGGTCGAACAGGACGAGTATGAACGGACCGGCTTACGGGCCATTTTGAATTATGGTCATACCTTTGCCCACGCATTTGAAGCGCTCTGTGGCTACGGAGAGCTGATGCACGGCGAAGCGGTCTCCATTGGGATGGTCTACGCCAGTTACCTGGCTGAAAAGCTGAATTTGATCCCTCATTCAGACACAAAACGCCAGATTGAGCTCCTCCAGGCTCTGGGATTACCAGTTTCATTGCCGGAAGGAACCTGTTTGGAAACCGATGAAATCATCGACCGCATGAAACTGGATAAGAAAACCGTTGGTGGTAAATTGCGATTTGTTCTTCCCACCTGTATCGGACGGGTGGAAGTCTTCAAAGATATTTCGGAGTCACTTGTACGAGAAGTGCTTGAAGAATTAGCACAAACCAAAGCCCGCAATGATGACTTTCAAATCTAAGTCTCGATTCCTTATAGAAAATGACTGAATTTGAGCGTAGGTCATTCACCTCAATTTTCAAATCACGAACAGTGTATTAATACCTACCTACATACAGAATTTCCTTATTTCCAGGTCCCTTCCACTCTATCAACCGGTATACCTGTCAGAACCGATATAAAAACCCCCTCCAATTCGCCTTGTTGATGATCAGCGTTGGTTTCTCTCAAAAATAGAACCTAACCTTTATTCTAAGCCTGCTGATTTAATTCTTTCATGTAAGAGTTTGCGCTGTCAATCCGATGATCGTGCTTCAGATTTAATCATTTTTGACGCGTTTATCACAGGAAAAAGGTATCGATCCATGACAAGCTTAGACTTGGCTTCTACTGACGGGCAATGGCGTTTAATTAACCGGGAGCAGGTTCTGGATATGGCGGTGGGGGATGTGGAATTCCTCGCTGAAATGATCGAACTGTTCTTCAGCTATGTCCCGCAGCAGATGAATGATATTAAGCAGGCCGTTGAAAATAATGATTCTCAAGAGCTGGCAGAAGCGGCACACGCCTGTAAGGGAACCGTTGGAAACTATACCAAACTGGAGCCCTACCTCCTGCTACAAGCATTGGAGAATGATGGGAAGTCAGAACAACTGGATGAATCTCAGATCAAATACAATTCACTTGAAAAAGAAATTTCACAACTCATTGCTGAATTAAAGACATTGATGGCGCAAGAGTGTAGCAATGTTTGATCATCGTCAGCGCATGTAGGTTTAACCCAAAGGCAATAAAATGAAGATCTTAGTTGTAGATGATGTTGGTTACACATGCCATTTCCATTCACGCCTTGTTGAAAAGTTTGGCTATACCGCCTGCTCGGCTACATCTGGCTACGAAGCTTTAAACTATTTAAAGACCGACAATGACATTAGCATCGTGGTCTCAGACTTGATGATGCGCGGCATGGATGGAGTGGACCTCTTTCAGGAAGCACAGAATCTGGAACGTTTTACCGACGAAGGACAACTCGATCCACCCCAGTTCATTCTGATGACCGCGTTACGTATGGAAAAAAACTCGCAGGATAAAGATGTCCAACGTCTGAAACTGGCGAAAGAGTTAGGCGTGTCGAAGATCATGTTTAAGCCACTCGATCAGGATGAACTTGAAGCCACCTTAAAAGACATGGCCATGGGAGCCCCCAGCACTGCCTCCAGTGGGAAATCTCTGGATCTGTTTACTCCAACTCAAAAGTTGAAAGACGCCGTCAAAGAAATCATTGACTCTGGAAATGGGGGCGCCGCAGAGCAGTTTATTGAATGCTTAAATGAAGAAGTGACAAGTCTGCAGAATTTTCTGGAGAAGCTGGAAACCGTTGAAAATTAAACGTTTACAAAACACAACATCGAACGAACAAATGCAAATACTTTGATTTGTCTACTGGAGGGATTTGACTCGTTTTAAACGAGACCTATAGTTCCAATATCAGAGATCTATACAAACCTTGACCTTAACAGGAAACCAAACCATCTTGGTTGAAAATCGTATTCAACCTGACAACTTTTATTTGGACGCGGCGAATGAGCCTGATTAACCTGGAACAATATTCAGAGAAGCAGAACCGTGCGATTTCGCGCGTATTGGATTCATTGGATCGTCTCGATAGACGAATGAACCTCCATTACTCAAATAAGCGTGCGCACGAACGCAAAGACTTCCGTGGAATCGTCTGGATCTCCATTCCCGATGAGGAGTATGCCGAAGAGGGCACAGTCAATTCAATCAAAGTCTGGTCCCGCTCCATTTCGCAATCTGGTCTGTCTTTCATTTATCCCTTGCCGATTTATCAGAAAAACATTCACGTGGGTATTCCCGTCCAGGGCGATCAAGTTACGTGGTTCCGAGCAGAGATCGTCAGACAAAAGGAAATCGAAGAAGAACACTTCTGGGAATATGGGGTCCGGTTCCAGGGAAAAGTGATCGCATAAGACCTTTCCCTCTTTCCTTGCTGTCTGTTGATTTCAGACAAAATATCAACGTATGATTGTCTGCTTCTTTTTACGAGACATTCTATCCTGATCAACGGACAAGAGACGTGTGTCCCCAACTGTGGAAAACCCGGGAATGGACGACCAGACTGGTATCATTCACAAAAACTACTCCAAGATTCAAAGCTGCATCAATGCGGCCTGCCAGCGCTCACATCGTTCCCCGGAATCAGTCACGTTCATTGCAGTGACAAAATATGCCCGCCTGGAATGGGTCCACGCGTTATTAGAACTGGGATGTACTCATTTGGGTGAAAGCCGCACTCCGCAACTGGAAGAACGGGCTTCTCTTCTCCCCGCTGATCTACACTGGCATTTCATCGGCCCACTGCAACGTAATAAAGTCAGACGGACGGTCCAGCACAGCAGCCTGATTCATTCGGTAGATTCCCTGAAGCTACTCTCGACCATCGATCGTATTGCCGCAGAATCTAATTTACAACCACGAGTACTGATCGAGGTCAATCTTGCCGGCGAAACCAATAAAAAAGGATTCTCTCGCGAGGAACTCGTATCCAACTGGAGTTCCCTGTGCGATCACGCTCACGTTAAGTTAGAGGGGCTGATGACGATGGCACCACATACAGCCGACCCTGAACTGGCTCGCCCTGTCTTTCGAGAATTATCACAGCTTCGCGACCAACTCCAGGTGATCTCCCCCGCGCAGATCTCTCTGCACGAGCTCTCGATGGGTATGAGTGGAGATTTCGAAGTTGCCATTGAAGAAGGGGCTACGCTAATCCGAATCGGCAGTGCCTTGTATGAAGGATTAGAATCCGGGAGTTGAGTACACGACGTGACCACAGACTTACAGCTTGAATTTGATGGTACAGCCGTTCTGCTTCCCGTGCGGGCACAGCCTAAATCCAGCAAGAACCGGATTGACGGAATCCATGACGGCAGACTGAAAGTCTGTGTCACGCAGGCTCCGGAAAAAGGCAAAGCGAACAAAGCACTGCTGAAAGTGATCAAGGACGGCCTCAACCTCAGACGTTCACAAATCGAACTGCATAAAGGGGAAACGGCGGGGCTGAAAGTATTCCGCATCACCGAAATCACGCCCGATGAACTGCATCAAAAAATTCGGGATGCCCTGAACAAATCTG
This window of the Gimesia fumaroli genome carries:
- the aroB gene encoding 3-dehydroquinate synthase — protein: MSDSYDVNVALGPRSYHISVVSDQFDQFAETLETWMNNNPAFRNSVKEGNKTAFIVTDRNLSTLHTPKIENSLKTKGWKWETAVIESGEKSKSLAVISSLYDRLVELKADRQTVLIAVGGGVTGDAAGFVAATYVRGLPFVQVPTSLLAHVDSSVGGKVGVNHPQAKNLIGAFYQPLGVFIDTSTLETLPERDYRSGLAEIVKYGVILDSKFFQYLEQNIEALNQRSPDALRTVIARSCELKAEVVEQDEYERTGLRAILNYGHTFAHAFEALCGYGELMHGEAVSIGMVYASYLAEKLNLIPHSDTKRQIELLQALGLPVSLPEGTCLETDEIIDRMKLDKKTVGGKLRFVLPTCIGRVEVFKDISESLVREVLEELAQTKARNDDFQI
- a CDS encoding Hpt domain-containing protein, producing the protein MTSLDLASTDGQWRLINREQVLDMAVGDVEFLAEMIELFFSYVPQQMNDIKQAVENNDSQELAEAAHACKGTVGNYTKLEPYLLLQALENDGKSEQLDESQIKYNSLEKEISQLIAELKTLMAQECSNV
- a CDS encoding response regulator; amino-acid sequence: MKILVVDDVGYTCHFHSRLVEKFGYTACSATSGYEALNYLKTDNDISIVVSDLMMRGMDGVDLFQEAQNLERFTDEGQLDPPQFILMTALRMEKNSQDKDVQRLKLAKELGVSKIMFKPLDQDELEATLKDMAMGAPSTASSGKSLDLFTPTQKLKDAVKEIIDSGNGGAAEQFIECLNEEVTSLQNFLEKLETVEN
- a CDS encoding PilZ domain-containing protein is translated as MSLINLEQYSEKQNRAISRVLDSLDRLDRRMNLHYSNKRAHERKDFRGIVWISIPDEEYAEEGTVNSIKVWSRSISQSGLSFIYPLPIYQKNIHVGIPVQGDQVTWFRAEIVRQKEIEEEHFWEYGVRFQGKVIA
- a CDS encoding YggS family pyridoxal phosphate-dependent enzyme — encoded protein: MDDQTGIIHKNYSKIQSCINAACQRSHRSPESVTFIAVTKYARLEWVHALLELGCTHLGESRTPQLEERASLLPADLHWHFIGPLQRNKVRRTVQHSSLIHSVDSLKLLSTIDRIAAESNLQPRVLIEVNLAGETNKKGFSREELVSNWSSLCDHAHVKLEGLMTMAPHTADPELARPVFRELSQLRDQLQVISPAQISLHELSMGMSGDFEVAIEEGATLIRIGSALYEGLESGS
- a CDS encoding DUF167 domain-containing protein, yielding MTTDLQLEFDGTAVLLPVRAQPKSSKNRIDGIHDGRLKVCVTQAPEKGKANKALLKVIKDGLNLRRSQIELHKGETAGLKVFRITEITPDELHQKIRDALNKSG